The following coding sequences are from one Cercospora beticola chromosome 4, complete sequence window:
- a CDS encoding uncharacterized protein (CAZy:GH71), whose translation MLHLYLFAVLSALAFRVSTAATVMAHFMLMNSFAYDVDMWKKDMAAAQQIGVDGFAINWTPPDCNGDGSWYVDRIEDAYTAAEDVGFKLMYSFDMSYSVCNIYWNTTFMQDIITKHAGSPATYRWNSNILVSTYGGDMVGHYGNQFFQTLKDNMKYWNNAITLAPALTTYSMAGYNNPESSAKKLINDFPSIDGYFNWQAWPLNVDANITSTPDKAFQSALKNAGKTGPYIMAMSPWQYKDLDSGNPLDAWVAYSDTLFPNRFKQITSDDEIQPDIIEILTWNDFCESHYIRDLPSQDIKAKDYVELGDMGAYVWGQNHAPWRIIAKYYITWWKTGTPPPITMDQVVFWHRIHPKATLCLGGSSTGIRNNQFPEDAVFAWALVKDAATISMSVGSNKYWTFSADGSGPAMGRVPFPAYVSGSGVTPEVSIMRGGKVVAVSDSSVPISTNCAYQNFNPVVNLVGDGINR comes from the exons ATGCTTCACTTGTACCTCTTCGCCGTGCTTTCCGCGCTGGCTTTCCGCGTCTCAACAGCCGCCACGGTCATGGCGCACTTCATGCTCATGAACTCGTTCGCCTACGACGTCGACATGTGGAAGAAGGACATGGCCGCCGCTCAGCAGATCGGCGTGGACGGATTCGCGATCAACTGGACGCCGCCGGATTGCAATGGCGACGGCAGCTGGTATGTCGATAGAATCGAAGATGCCTACACCGCCGCGGAAGACGTGGGCTTCAAGCTCATGTACTCCTTCGACATGAGCTACTCCGTCTGCAACATCTACTGGAACACGACATTCATGCAGGACATCATCACAAAGCACGCCGGCAGCCCCGCCACATACCGCTGGAACAGCAACATCCTGGTTTCCACGTACGGCGGCGACATGGTCGGGCACTACGGCAACCAATTCTTCCAAACACTAAAGGACAACATGAAGTACTGGAACAATGCCATCACTCTCGCACCTGCTCTGACAACCTACTCAATGGCTGGATACAACAACCCAGAGTCCTCCGCCAAGAAACTGATCAACGACTTCCCCTCCATCGATGGCTACTTCAACTGGCAAGCCTGGCCGCTCAACGTTGATGCCAACATCACTTCCACACCCGACAAAGCGTTCCAGTCCGCACTCAAGAATGCCGGCAAGACAGGTCCTTACATTATGG CAATGTCTCCATGGCAGTACAAGGATCTCGACAGCGGCAACCCACTCGACGCCTGGGTGGCTTACAGCGACACCCTCTTCCCCAACCGATTCAAGCAAATCACAAGCGATGACGAGATCCAGCCAGACATCATTGAGATCTTGACATGGAACGATTTCTGCGAGTCGCACTACATTCGCGATCTTCCCTCCCAAGACATCAAGGCCAAAGACTACGTTGAGCTTGGTGACATGGGCGCTTACGTCTGGGGCCAGAACCACGCCCCCTGGCGCATCATTGCCAAGTACTACATCACCTGGTGGAAGACTGGTACCCCACCTCCGATCACGATGGACCAAGTTGTCTTCTGGCACCGCATCCACCCCAAGGCAACTCTCTGCCTCGGTGGCTCTTCCACCGGTATCCGCAACAACCAATTCCCCGAAGACGCAGTCTTCGCCTGGGCCCTCGTCAAAGACGCCGCCACAATTTCCATGTCAGTCGGTAGCAACAAATACTGGACATTCTCGGCCGATGGGAGCGGACCTGCTATGGGCAGAGTCCCCTTCCCAGCCTACGTGTCCGGCTCAGGCGTTACACCCGAAGTCTCAATCATGCGTGGCGGAAAGGTAGTAGCAGTCTCTGATAGCAGTGTTCCCATCTCGACGAACTGTGCATACCAAAACTTCAACCCCGTTGTCAACCTCGTCGGCGACGGCATCAACAGGTAA
- a CDS encoding uncharacterized protein (BUSCO:EOG092606UX) yields MASAAAPQTPQRAIPGTFAATPAAAQAPPPQPILGSTIFAANAATLRQNIQPPASSDAPAQQTSTQTRTPIQRAAQTINNTLEREQQFPALEEYVQQGVSGEYEQPKAGSALEPFQKMKLHDLPPRLLEQANRSQMSMLMGVFAPIGYAWVAFDTFLYLWDYNSPNPEILGFEENDRNITAVKMVPPKPGVFIEDIKQMIVVCTDSDMLLLGVAKSETPTGATDVALYNTRMSIPIRGLSVNLVRATRNGRIFFSGKNSDDLYEFYYQQEEGWFRGKTHRLCHSKSNIGFVPAKITAVGSFFGPSVSAKTIKEIVIDDSRALLYTLLNTSEIKVWLIRDNSLELAISRPFSALLQNTGHFSSRTELLTGKDVDVMAISVLPKEETSKLCLMATTSTGCRLYLSLTRGYGYPADATNPPTSMQILHIRFPPRDPAGQQPSTQTSQSQALAPLGQASNQVDNTSKLLAKTVVAFRFSPGYWFAFQEDPVDVNRDRLYITAPDSARLKGPQGTGPTTYVEYGQWIELPSIVSRVEELSEAFAAAYEPRGFGNELAVQFDKPASEFAIVTNTGIQTIRRKRLVDIFAAVMRYGASGDDGMEGDVKRFVRTYGRTETCATALAVACGKGIDVADNRVASISDPDVLERARKVFIEHGGSPDFNANSVVDAGANLAESVTPSPRHDGIALYLSRLIRAIWKAKVIENNPTPGLSGTNFIPKIKLDRLKAIQRDLTTLREFLDRNRSFIEGLAGPDSLRNAKTRQDEIALQGEHQYMNSLVRLLETISEGISFVVVLFDERVDDILALLPDESRQKALELTFETLFVSSIGHDLGKELVRAIVNRNIANGSNVDTVAETLRRRCGSFCSADDVVIFKAQEQVNRAKDAGGQTEQGRALLNESQRLFQKCAASLQHEYLQRAVEDYVGMAFYAGAIQLCLIVANEKDKSKRALAWLRDGRPSEDTRFAAYESRSKCYKLVFSIIRHLDDATSSFTDETDGKYKLAMKRRNEAYDVINSSDDIVFLTDLYDWYVGVQAFDDVQPLAQPDRILEIDNPYVVEYLRKRSQDHRLHNDLLWRYFAHHNDYLQAAGVQLDLARSGFEELTLSDRIEYLSRARTNASTRQTIITDSRQSKQRLLREVSDLLDIAEVQQELLERLKSETRLQDPEQKATIIHDLNGQIHPVEYLFNSYADAAKYHDICILLYKVADHRNLADIKASWEQLVKDSSSEAIALYGQSMRPWEAVGKEVRRLGHRLGLNPSTFPIGTLLPLLEAYAYEPRAQHPPESWAIDMFLDLEVPCETLLPVLESMFYSNMQPFVGAKKRKLAEKMVYVIRRWYEESERSGERALFGSEENLNMVQDCLGSLGRDASLGQEVRDAALAMSGQISNALR; encoded by the coding sequence ATGGCAAGCGCTGCAGCGCCGCAGACGCCTCAGCGAGCCATCCCAGGCACGTTTGCTgcgacaccagcagcagcacaagcaccaccgccgcagcCGATCCTAGGCTCTACCATCTTTGCTGCAAATGCCGCCACTCTACGACAGAACATACAACCGCCCGCGTCAAGCGATGCGCCGGCGCAACAGACCAGTACACAAACGCGAACGCCGATCCAGCGGGCTGCGCAAACCATAAATAACACATTGGAACGGGAACAACAGTTCCCAGCGCTCGAGGAGTATGTGCAGCAAGGGGTCAGTGGAGAGTATGAGCAGCCAAAGGCAGGTTCCGCATTGGAGCCGTTCCAAAAGATGAAGCTACACGATCTTCCCCCACGGCTGTTGGAGCAGGCGAATCGAAGCCAAATGTCTATGCTCATGGGCGTTTTCGCGCCTATTGGCTACGCATGGGTGGCATTTGACACCTTTCTGTATCTTTGGGACTATAACTCACCCAATCCGGAGATTCTCGGGTTTGAAGAGAATGATCGCAACATCACAGCGGTGAAGATGGTTCCTCCAAAGCCAGGCGTCTTCATCGAGGACATCAAGCAGATGATTGTGGTCTGCACAGACTCAGATATGTTGCTGCTTGGCGTCGCCAAATCAGAGACACCCACAGGCGCTACGGATGTTGCTCTATACAACACACGGATGAGCATACCGATCAGAGGTCTTTCTGTCAACCTGGTGAGGGCTACGCGAAATGGGCGCATTTTCTTCTCTGGCAAGAATTCGGATGACCTCTATGAGTTCTACTATCAGCAAGAAGAGGGGTGGTTCAGAGGGAAAACACATCGATTGTGCCACTCCAAGAGCAACATTGGCTTCGTGCCCGCGAAGATCACAGCTGTTGGCTCTTTCTTCGGGCCCAGCGTATCGGCGAAGACGATCAAGGAAATCGTCATTGATGACTCTCGTGCTCTGCTCTATACCCTCCTCAACACCAGTGAGATCAAAGTGTGGCTGATCCGCGACAATTCACTCGAATTGGCCATCTCGAGACCCTTTTCCGCGCTGCTTCAAAACACTGGACACTTCAGTAGTCGGACTGAGCTGCTCACCGGAAAGGACGTCGACGTAATGGCCATAAGCGTGCTGCCCAAGGAGGAGACCTCTAAGCTGTGCCTGATGGCGACCACCTCGACTGGCTGCAGACTCTACTTATCTCTCACCAGAGGCTATGGATATCCAGCAGACGCCACGAACCCTCCAACAAGCATGCAGATTCTCCATATCCGCTTCCCTCCTCGCGACCCAGCAGGACAACAGCCATCCACGCAAACAAGCCAATCACAAGCGCTGGCACCTCTGGGCCAAGCAAGCAATCAGGTCGATAACACCTCCAAGTTGCTTGCTAAAACGGTCGTGGCGTTCCGCTTCTCTCCTGGGTACTGGTTTGCGTTCCAAGAGGATCCGGTAGACGTCAACAGAGATCGCTTGTACATCACTGCGCCAGACTCTGCACGTCTCAAGGGGCCTCAGGGTACTGGACCAACCACTTACGTCGAGTATGGCCAATGGATTGAATTGCCATCGATAGTGAGTCGCGTCGAGGAGCTCAGCGAGGCGTTTGCTGCTGCATACGAGCCCAGAGGCTTTGGCAATGAGCTGGCTGTACAGTTCGACAAGCCAGCGTCCGAGTTCGCGATCGTCACAAACACTGGAATTCAGACCATCCGAAGGAAGCGTCTCGTCGACATCTTCGCTGCAGTAATGAGGTATGGCGCAtctggcgacgatggcatgGAGGGCGATGTGAAACGATTCGTACGCACATACGGCAGAACAGAGACGTGCGCTACAGCACTTGCAGTGGCATGCGGCAAGGGAATCGATGTTGCAGACAACCGGGTGGCAAGTATCTCAGACCCCGACGTGCTCGAGCGAGCACGAAAAGTCTTTATCGAGCACGGCGGTTCACCAGACTTCAACGCCAACAGCGTCGTGGATGCAGGCGCAAATTTAGCAGAGAGCGTGACACCCAGTCCGCGACATGATGGCATTGCGCTCTACCTTTCACGACTGATCCGCGCGATATGGAAGGCCAAGGTCATTGAGAACAATCCCACACCAGGACTGAGTGGCACGAACTTTATCCCGAAAATCAAGCTCGACAGACTCAAGGCGATACAGCGGGATTTGACCACACTGCGGGAATTTCTTGACAGGAATCGCAGCTTCATTGAGGGCTTGGCAGGTCCAGACTCACTGCGAAACGCGAAAACACGACAAGACGAGATTGCACTCCAGGGTGAACACCAGTATATGAACAGTCTGGTCCGGCTCCTCGAGACGATCAGCGAAGGCATCAGCTTCGTTGTGGTTCTCTTCGATGAGCGCGTCGACGATATCCTGGCTCTACTCCCCGACGAGAGCAGACAGAAAGCACTTGAGCTTACATTCGAGACGCTCTTCGTTTCGAGTATCGGACACGATCTCGGGAAGGAACTGGTCAGGGCCATCGTCAATCGCAACATTGCCAATGGTAGCAACGTGGACACTGTCGCGGAGACACTTCGACGGAGATGTGGGAGCTTTTGTAGTGCAGATGATGTTGTCATCTTCAAGGCTCAGGAGCAAGTCAACCGCGCTAAAGACGCTGGCGGGCAGACGGAGCAAGGCCGCGCATTGCTCAACGAAAGCCAGCGGCTCTTCCAGAAGTGCGCGGCCAGCCTGCAGCACGAGTATCTCCAGAGGGCGGTCGAGGACTACGTTGGCATGGCTTTCTACGCTGGCGCCATTCAACTGTGCTTGATCGTGGCCAACGAGAAAGACAAATCAAAGCGAGCGTTGGCGTGGCTACGAGACGGCCGGCCAAGCGAAGATACTCGCTTTGCCGCCTACGAGTCACGCTCGAAGTGCTACAAGTTGGTGTTCTCCATCATCCGGCATCTCGACGATGCGACGTCGAGCTTTACAGACGAGACTGATGGCAAGTACAAACTAGCGATGAAGCGTCGCAACGAAGCCTATGATGTTATCAACAGCTCTGATGACATTGTGTTTCTGACGGACTTGTACGACTGGTATGTTGGCGTTCAGGCATTTGACGATGTGCAGCCACTCGCTCAGCCAGACCGAATTCTGGAGATCGACAATCCATACGTGGTCGAATACCTGCGCAAGCGCAGCCAAGACCACAGACTACACAACGACCTCCTCTGGCGGTACTTCGCCCATCACAATGACTACCTTCAAGCAGCCGGTGTTCAGCTCGACCTGGCACGCTCCGGATTCGAAGAGCTCACATTGTCCGATCGCATCGAGTATCTGTCTCGTGCGCGTACAAATGCGAGCACGCGCCAAACGATCATTACAGACTCACGACAGAGTAAGCAACGCCTGCTTCGTGAAGTCTCCGACCTTCTTGACATTGCCGAAGTTCAACAAGAACTTCTCGAGCGATTGAAGTCAGAGACTAGGCTCCAAGACCCGGAACAAAAAGCCACAATCATACACGACCTCAATGGCCAAATCCACCCAGTCGAGTACCTCTTCAACAGCTACGCCGATGCCGCGAAGTACCACGACATCTGCATTCTGCTGTACAAAGTAGCAGATCACCGAAACCTGGCAGATATCAAGGCAAGCTGGGAACAACTCGTCAAGGATTCGTCATCTGAAGCAATTGCTCTCTATGGCCAATCGATGAGACCATGGGAAGCCGTTGGCAAGGAAGTTCGCCGACTGGGCCACCGTCTTGGTCTGAACCCTTCGACTTTCCCCATCGGTACACTTCTGCCGCTCCTCGAAGCTTACGCCTACGAACCTCGAGCACAACATCCTCCAGAGAGTTGGGCAATCGACATGTTCCTTGATCTAGAAGTACCATGCGAAACGCTCCTGCCAGTACTGGAGAGCATGTTCTACTCAAACATGCAACCTTTCGTAGGAgccaagaagagaaagctcgCGGAGAAGATGGTATACGTGATTCGGAGATGGTatgaggagagcgagagatCTGGTGAGCGTGCGTTGTTCGGTTCGGAAGAGAATTTGAACATGGTGCAGGATTGTCTGGGTAGCTTGGGCCGTGACGCGAGTTTGGGACAAGAGGTGCGAGATGCTGCTTTGGCAATGTCCGGGCAGATTTCGAATGCTTTGCGATAG
- a CDS encoding uncharacterized protein (BUSCO:EOG09262QS5) — protein MQPLSGTEKTGLGGLSFLCLTILISSWRNDGEPLYASLAISGLAYAFTYCTIRWTGDVFLANGFGGEDKSKKHKPRLPEMMGLICGLVYLLTLIFFLPFAFRRDIVEVTSGGGNKDRVLEAQHIETGRFLHKFPLEKLASYGFAYSTLSSVVILGILDDTFDMRWRHKFFIPAFAALPMLGLYFVDFGVTHVVVPLPFRSYLGELIDLGALYYAYMAAISIFCPNSINILAGVNGIEVGQSLVIALLIALNDVLYLLPTVQQPHPAAESHLFSIYLLLPFMGVSLALLKHNWFPAKVFVGDTYCYFAGMVFAVVGILGHFSKTLLLLFIPQIFNFVYSAPQLFKLVPCPRHRMPKFNARTGLLEPSTANPSEPGWKPIRPLIGQVLKILHKLKLVRIAVDETGNVVETSNLTLLNLWLVWRGPLREDRLALEVLVMQTFCGLAALWTRHFFARMLFAMDNRF, from the exons ATGCAGCCGCTGAGCGGGACGGAGAAGACTGGGCTGGGCGGGCTGTCGTTCCTGTGCCTCACCATCCTCATCAGCTCTTGGCGCAATGATGGCGAGCCTCTCTACGCGTCGTTGGCCATCAGCGGTCTCGCTTACGCTTTCACGTACTGCACAATCAGATGGACGGGAGATGTCTTTCTCGCAAACGGCTTTGGCGGAGAAGACAAGTCGAAAAAGCACAAACCGAGACT GCCTGAAATGATGGGGCTCATCTGCGGTTTGGTATACCTGCTGaccctcatcttcttccttccctTTGCTTTCAGACGAGACATTGTGGAAGTGACGTCGGGAGGCGGTAACAAGGATCGTGTGTTGGAAGCACAGCATATTGAGACAGGACGCTTTCTCCACAAGTTTCCCCTGGAAAAG CTCGCCTCCTATGGCTTTGCATACAGCACATTGTCGTCTGTCGTCATCCTGGGCATCTTGGACGACACCTTCGACATGAGATGGCGACACAAGTTCTTTATTCCGGCGTTTGCAGCACTGCCAATGCTTGGGCTCTACTTTGTGGACTTTGGCGTCACCCATGTTGTGGTTCCACTCCCCTTTCGCAGCTACCTCGGGGAGCTCATCGATCTCGGCGCGCTATATTACGCCTACATGGCGGCAATATCGATCTTCTGCCCCAACAGCATTAACATCTTGGCGGGCGTCAACGGCATTGAAGTCGGTCAGTCACTAGTGATTGCACTTTTGATTGCGCTGAACGATGTGCTGTACCTGCTGCCCACGGTACAGCAGCCACACCCGGCGGCAGAGTCTCACTTGTTCAGCATCTACTTGCTCCTGCCATTCATGGGAGTGTCACTTGCATTGCTGAAACACAATTGGTTTCCGGCCAAGGTCTTCGTCGGAGACACCTACTGCTACTTTGCGGGCATGGTGTTTGCGGTCGTCGGTATCCTGGGACACTTCAGCAAgaccttgctgctgttgttcatTCCGCAGATCTTCAACTTCGTTTACTCGGCGCCACAGCTATTCAAGCTGGTCCCATGCCCGCGTCACAGAATGCCAAAGTTCAACGCGCGCACCGGACTGTTGGAGCCGTCAACAGCAAACCCTAGTGAACCGGGCTGGAAACCTATCCGCCCACTAATCGGGCAGGTGCTCAAAATTTTGCACAAGCTGAAGCTCGTCCGCATCGCAGTCGACGAGACCGGGAACGTTGTCGAGACCAGCAATCTCACCCTTCTCAACCTTTGGTTGGTGTGGAGGGGCCCGCTCCGAGAAGACAGATTGGCGCTGGAAGTGCTGGTGATGCAGACGTTCTGCGGGCTGGCAGCATTGTGGACGCGACATTTCTTCGCGAGGATGCTCTTTGCCATGGACAACCGGTTCTGA